In Brienomyrus brachyistius isolate T26 unplaced genomic scaffold, BBRACH_0.4 scaffold525, whole genome shotgun sequence, one genomic interval encodes:
- the LOC125729149 gene encoding B-cell lymphoma/leukemia 11A-like: KDEPSTYTCTTCKHPFGSAWFLLQHAQNTHGFRIYLESEHGSPLTPRVAVPPAMGADCTSQPPLHGLHLPEGSPFNLLRIPGSVSGREGPPLREGRFPPTPPLFSPPPRHHLDPQRMEHLTAEDLALATAHHHSAFDRVLRLNPLPLDPPPAMDFSRRLRELAGNTSTPPLSPGRPSPMQRLLQPFQPGAKPPFMATPPLPTGQSPSGSQSTPNQPAAQSQGTPMKTKSCEFCGKAFKFQSNLIVHRRSHTGEKPYKCHLCDHACTQASKLKRHMKTHLHKSSPGTVKSDDGLSSTSSPEPGTSDLVGSASSALKSVVAKFKSENDGLVPENGEEDEEEEEEEEEEEEEEEEEEGEEEELESDGGRNSYHFGLNLEAARHHENSSGRLVAEDGIPRSLPEVIQGMGLAASMQHYSEAFRQHKRGALGSDGETHRDMCDDDSALESDRVDEGCGAAVNGRGSSPSESASVGLSKKLLLGSPSSLSPFSKRIKLEKDFDIPTPTIPNTENVYSQWLAGYAASRQLKDPFLNFGDSRQSPFASSSEHSSENGSLRFSTPPGELDGGRSGTGSGGSTPHLGGPGRPSSKDGRRSDTCEFCGKVFKNCSNLTVHRRSHTGERPYKCELCNYACAQSSKLTRHMKTHGQTL; encoded by the exons GTAAAGATGAGCCCAGCACTTACACCTGCACCACCTGCAAGCATCCCTTTGGCAGCGCCTGGTTCCTGCTGCAGCATGCGCAGAACACGCACGGCTTTCGCATCTACCTGGAGAGCGAGCACGGCAGCCCGCTGACACCGCGCGTGGCTGTGCCGCCGGCCATGGGCGCCGACTGCACCTCGCAGCCGCCGCTGCACGGCCTGCACCTGCCCGAAGGCAGCCCCTTCAACCTGCTGCGCATTCCCGGCTCGGTGTCGGGGCGCGAAGGCCCGCCCCTGCGCGAGGGCCGCTTCCCGCCGACTCCGCCCCTCTTTAGCCCGCCACCGCGCCACCACCTGGACCCCCAGCGCATGGAGCACCTGACTGCTGAGGATTTGGCCCTGGCCACCGCCCACCACCACAGTGCCTTCGACAGGGTGCTGCGCCTCAACCCTCTGCCCCTGGACCCGCCCCCCGCCATGGACTTCTCACGGAGGCTGCGGGAATTAGCTGGCAACACTTCCACGCCGCCCCTGTCGCCTGGTCGGCCCAGCCCCATGCAACGGCTGCTGCAGCCTTTTCAACCGGGTGCCAAACCCCCCTTtatggccacgccccctctccCCACCGGCCAATCCCCTTCCGGCTCACAGTCCACCCCCAATCAGCCGGCAGCCCAGTCGCAGGGCACGCCCATGAAGACCAAGTCGTGCGAGTTCTGCGGCAAGGCCTTCAAGTTCCAGAGCAACTTGATTGTCCACCGGCGGAGCCACACGGGCGAGAAACCCTACAAGTGCCACCTGTGCGACCACGCCTGCACGCAGGCCAGCAAGCTGAAGCGCCACATGAAGACGCACCTGCACAAGTCATCGCCTGGCACCGTCAAGTCGGATGATGGCCTCTCCTCCACTAGCTCGCCGGAGCCGGGCACCAGCGACCTGGTGGGCAGCGCCAGCAGCGCTCTCAAGTCGGTGGTGGCCAAGTTCAAGAGCGAGAACGATGGTCTCGTGCCCGAGAATggcgaggaggacgaggaggaagaggaggaggaggaggaagaggaggaggaggaggaggaagaggagggcgaggaggaggagctagaaaGCGACGGGGGTAGGAATAGCTATCACTTTGGGCTGAACCTCGAGGCAGCGCGGCATCACGAGAACAGCAGTGGGCGGCTGGTGGCAGAGGATGGCATCCCACGCTCGCTGCCGGAGGTcatacagggcatggggctggcgGCCAGCATGCAGCACTACAGCGAGGCCTTCCGGCAGCACAAGCGTGGCGCCCTGGGCTCTGACGGCGAGACGCACCGCGATATGTGCGACGACGACTCGGCGCTGGAGTCCGACCGTGTGGATGAGGGCTGCGGCGCGGCCGTCAACGGGCGTGGCTCCTCCCCCAGCGAGTCGGCCTCTGTCGGCCTTTCCAAGAAGCTGCTTCTGGGCAGTCCCAGCTCGCTGAGCCCCTTCTCCAAGCGAATCAAGCTGGAGAAGGACTTTGACATCCCCACGCCGACCATCCCCAACACAGAGAACGTGTACTCGCAGTGGCTGGCCGGCTATGCCGCCTCTCGCCAGCTCAAGGACCCCTTCCTGAACTTCGGAGACTCCCGACAATCGCCGTTCGCCTCATCCTCAGAGCATTCCTCAGAGAACGGCAGCCTGCGCTTCTCCACACCGCCCGGCGAGCTGGACGGGGGCCGCAGCGGCACGGGTAGCGGTGGCAGCACGCCGCACCTGGGTGGCCCCGGCAGGCCGAGCTCCAAGGACGGTCGGCGCAGTGACACCTGCGAGTTCTGCGGCAAGGTGTTCAAGAACTGCAGCAATCTGACAGTGCACCGGCGCAGCCACACGGGCGAGCGGCCCTACAAATGCGAGCTGTGCAACTACGCCTGCGCCCAGAGCAGCAAGCTCACTCGGCACATGAAGACACATGGGCAG ACGCTGTGA